A DNA window from Solanum lycopersicum chromosome 3, SLM_r2.1 contains the following coding sequences:
- the LOC101258448 gene encoding uncharacterized protein, which produces MVLLTPPRTPARAATAIAGSSKRLMVNFIGSMSLLALWLKKASRGIKTHKLGSDSPKSPLAKPKKFLATISNKAVNLRHKKKAEREIVDEDFSDGGLWQRGILMGDKCQPLDFSGVIYYDSEGNRLQEVPMRSPRASPMPNYLNYASPKVN; this is translated from the coding sequence atggttcTCCTAACACCACCACGAACTCCGGCCAGAGCTGCGACGGCGATAGCCGGCTCATCGAAGCGGCTTATGGTGAATTTTATCGGTTCGATGTCTTTGTTAGCTTTGTGGTTGAAAAAAGCAAGCCGAGGAATTAAAACTCATAAACTCGGGAGCGATTCGCCCAAATCGCCGCTAGCGAAGCCGAAGAAGTTCCTCGCGACGATTAGTAACAAAGCGGTTAATCTGAGGCATAAGAAGAAGGCGGAAAGAGAGATTGTTGATGAGGATTTCAGCGATGGAGGACTTTGGCAGAGGGGAATTTTGATGGGAGATAAATGTCAGCCGTTGGATTTCTCCGGCGTGATTTATTACGATAGCGAAGGGAATCGATTGCAGGAGGTTCCGATGAGATCTCCGAGGGCGAGTCCGATGCCGAATTATCTTAATTACGCTTCACCCAAAGtgaattag
- the LOC101258143 gene encoding oleosin G-like: protein MADQQPNYGRPQRLPTRSSGFNTTPSFLRKLQEHVPNSTQLVGFLTLIISGGILLLLTGLTLTTIILGLIFFTPLVLISSPIWVPVGTVLFIAIAGFLSVCGFGVATLASLSWLYRYIRGFHPPGSDRVDYARSRIADTASHVKDYAREYGGYLHSKVKDAAPGA, encoded by the coding sequence ATGGCCGATCAACAACCCAACTACGGCCGTCCACAAAGGCTACCAACTCGTTCCTCCGGCTTCAACACTACACCTTCATTCCTCCGCAAATTGCAAGAACACGTCCCTAATTCTACCCAACTCGTCGGATTTCTAACCCTAATTATCTCCGGCGGGATCTTACTCCTCCTCACCGGACTCACACTTACCACAATTATATTAGGTTTAATCTTCTTCACTCCTTTGGTTCTAATCTCCAGCCCGATTTGGGTCCCTGTGGGTACTGTTCTGTTTATAGCCATTGCCGGATTTTTATCGGTTTGTGGATTTGGGGTTGCCACGCTGGCGTCTCTATCTTGGTTATATAGGTACATTAGGGGATTTCACCCGCCCGGTTCGGACCGGGTTGATTACGCCAGAAGCCGAATTGCTGATACGGCTAGCCATGTCAAAGATTACGCTAGAGAATACGGCGGGTATCTACATAGTAAAGTGAAGGATGCAGCTCCTGGTGCTTGA
- the LOC104646552 gene encoding putative AC transposase, whose protein sequence is MDWNVNTAYKTLKEMESKSLAVVEAPSTTLNIESIDIGPGSSEKDPATKLRKKALTSVYLKYFETAPDGKTRKCKFCGQSYSIATATGNLGKHLSNRHPGYDITVNVASPAPQSVTVVKKLQPKPHVKGPQLELDHLNWLLVKWLILASLPPSTLDEHWLLNSFKFLNPTVKLWPEEKFQSVLCEVFRSIQEDVRVIVDQISSKVCITLDFWTSYEQLLYMSVTCQWIDENWSFQKLLLDICHISSPCGAAEVSHALLKVLKIYNIENRVLCCTHDNTPIALHACHTLKEDMDSQKMSPFYYLPCAAHTLNSVINDGLSSTKSIISKIREIVLKMNTSFEISQDFLQCCNACQEGTWKFPLDASPRWSGNYQMLDIARKAGKSLEAMFRKYDELLGSRVLLNNAEKNAVNIMHAFLEPFYKTIHDICTNKVVTVGLVLFFMDHISETIAACRDSRHSPDWLRSAADEMATKARSYNEQMCNSFTYMTAILDPRIKVELIPESLNSENHLEEARSHFMRNYSTSHFPCISGSYAAHELEDGASVSFAEEIARKKRKASMSSATDELTQYLSEPPAPIPTDVLEWWKVNNARYPRLSSMARDFLAAQPTALAPQDLFCSKGDEIDKQRFSTSYGSTQALHCVKSWMQSGFKLKYKSTEIDYERLMELAAATAAESSMASSDKKQKS, encoded by the exons ATGGATTGGAATGTCAACACTGCTTATAAGACCTTAAAAG AAATGGAATCCAAATCCCTTGCTGTTGTGGAAGCTCCAAGTACAACCCTGAACATAGAATCTATAGATATCGGGCCGGGATCTTCAGAGAAAGATCCTGCAACAAAACTTAGGAAAAAGGCACTCACATCAGTGTATCTAAAGTATTTTGAAACAGCACCAGATGGAAAAACTagaaaatgtaaattttgtGGACAGAGTTATTCAATTGCAACAGCCACCG GCAATTTGGGGAAACATCTTAGCAATCGTCATCCAGGATATGATATAACAGTAAATGTTGCAAGTCCTGCACCACAATCTGTTACTGTTGTGAAGAAGCTTCAACCTAAACCTCATGTCAAAGGTCCTCAGTTGGAGCTTGATCATTTGAACTGGTTGCTTGTCAAGTGGCTTATTCTCGCGTCTCTTCCTCCTTCGACTTTGGATGAGCATTGGCTTTTGAATTCGTTTAAATTCCTCAATCCAACGGTAAAACTTTGGCCTGAAGAGAAGTTTCAATCAGTACTTTGCGAAGTTTTTAGAAGTATTCAGGAAGATGTAAGGGTGATAGTAGACCAAATTTCTTCGAAAGTATGTATAACTCTTGATTTCTGGACGTCCTACGAGCAACTTCTTTATATGAGTGTGACATGCCAGTGGATTGATGAGAATTGGTCCTTCCAAAAGTTGCTCCTTGATATTTGTCATATATCGTCTCCTTGTGGGGCTGCTGAAGTATCTCATGCTTTGTTGAAGGTTCTTAAGATTTATAATATTGAGAATAGAGTCCTCTGTTGCACACATGATAATACTCCGATTGCACTGCACGCGTGCCATACTCTCAAAGAAGATATGGATAGCCAGAAAATGAGTCCTTTCTACTATCTCCCATGTGCTGCTCATACTTTGAATTCAGTCATAAATGATGGACTAAGTTCAACAAAGTCgataatttctaaaataagaGAAATTGTTCTAAAGATGAACACATCCTTTGAGATCTCTCAGGATTTTCTCCAATGCTGCAATGCTTGTCAAGAAGGAACTTGGAAATTCCCTCTTGATGCCTCACCTCGTTGGAGTGGCAATTACCAGATGCTTGACATTGCACGAAAG gcAGGTAAATCATTGGAAGCTATGTTCCGGAAGTATGATGAACTACTAGGCAGTAGGGTGCTCCTCAACAACGCGGAGAAGAATGCTGTGAATATCATGCATGCATTTTTAGAACCTTTCTACAAAACCATCCATGACATATGTACAAACAAAGTAGTCACAGTTGGTTTGGTTCTTTTTTTCATGGATCATATTTCTGAAACAATTGCAGCCTGTAGAGACTCTCGACACAGCCCTGACTGGCTCAGAAGTGCTGCTGATGAAATGGCTACGAAAGCTCGAAGCTACAATGAGCAGATGTGCAACTCCTTCACCTATATGACTGCTATTCTTGATCCAAGAATCAAAGTAGAGCTCATTCCTGAAAGTCTCAATTCCGAGAATCACTTGGAGGAAGCCAGAAGCCATTTTATGAGAAACTATTCCACCAGTCATTTTCCTTGTATATCTGGGTCCTATGCTGCACATGAGCTCGAAGATGGAGCAAGTGTTTCTTTTGCAGAGGAAATTGCTCGTAAGAAACGCAAAGCAAGCATGTCCTCCGCCACAGATGAGCTCACTCAATATTTATCAGAACCTCCTGCTCCTATACCAACAGATGTCTTGGAATGGTGGAAGGTAAACAATGCACGTTACCCACGGTTATCATCCATGGCTCGAGACTTTTTGGCTGCACAACCAACTGCTTTGGCGCCTCAAGACCTTTTCTGCAGCAAAGGTGATGAGATAGATAAGCAAAGGTTCTCAACATCCTACGGTAGCACTCAAGCTTTGCATTGTGTAAAGTCATGGATGCAAAGCGGATTTAAGTTGAAGTATAAATCAACTGAAATCGATTATGAGAGATTAATGGAACTAGCAGCCGCTACAGCAGCTGAAAGTTCAATGGCAAGTTCCGACAAGAAACAAAAATCATGA
- the LOC101257549 gene encoding uncharacterized protein has protein sequence MDVRKIVIIVEDVQVSKTALQWALHNLLRYGDLLTLLHVFPNLRSRSNNKLRLLRLKGFQLALSFQDLCNDFPNTKTEIVVTEGDQDGRKIAEMVRQIGASTLVVGLHDHSFIYRMAMDHNSTGSNLNCKVLAIKQPTPLATTTKMKRTISLPNSSTNMDLSQIEIAASSVPEINPPKIPYQVCPDPSAIIWRKGRSRRCTRRD, from the exons atggaTGTGAggaaaatagtaataatagtagaAGATGTACAAGTATCAAAAACAGCTCTACAATGGGCTCTTCATAATCTCTTAAGATATGGAGATTTACTAACACTTCTTCATGTTTTCCCAAATTTGAGATCCAGAAGCAATAACAAACTTAGGCTTCTTAGACTCAAAGGTTTTCAATTAGCTCTctcttttcaagatctttgcaACGATTTTCCCAAC ACCAAGACAGAGATTGTGGTCACTGAAGGAGATCAAGATGGTCGCAAAATTGCTGAAATGGTTAGACAAATTGGAGCTTCAACTCTTGTTGTTGGACTTCATGATCATAGCTTTATCTACAG GATGGCCATGGACCATAACAGTACAGGTAGCAATTTGAATTGCAAAGTACTGGCTATCAAGCAACCAACACCATTGGCCACCACCACAAAAATGAAAAGGACTATTTCTTTACCTAACAGTTCAACCAACATGGACTTGTCACAAATTGAAATTGCTGCATCGAg TGTACCGGAAATTAATCCACCAAAAATTCCATACCAAGTTTGTCCAGACCCGAGTGCTATTATTTGGAGAAAAGGGAGATCCAGAAGATGCACAAGAAGAGATTAA
- the LOC101264508 gene encoding protein decapping 5-like isoform X2 produces MAAPPIGIHQRLALARTGELRLGSLISVISTSEMRYEGILFEISNYRLGLKYVKFFGSEGRLKYGPQIPGKDRIYNFIYLRGANIKVISPPLPPTRSAVPGHPAIIRPRFRHPTPTHMASTSHGASVRSSARPILRPGTSFQLNQPRPRDLSASTSSFRGSFLPPPPANISRPRPAYWPGLIGSSRGVAYFHPPPSQAPVQQQQNVNTSVAGGSSYYEHQHPLLLGHSTGLSQTTNPSLLSGGQVTFCSPQVQQSGQRQTVNIEEMTAIAPAMEALPSKSSEETLEKPKTETGSTSSPHDKNQSAGGRDQKPRVIRRFVEDFDFEGMYKKFNKKEVWAIFSNSDDHKLPVYHKDEFFDYLSYGLPEHESILTLSQQMKIDNETFGVEIPIVHIDHGNRPRSSRTSQASLGGRRYGNVRGGPGKKVWRRVSK; encoded by the exons ATGGCAGCACCGCCTATCGGCATTCATCAGAGACTAGCTCTGGCGAGGACCGGCGAATTAAGGCTCGGATCTCTAATTTCTGTCATTTCGACATCTGAAATGCGATATGAAggaattttatttgaaattagtAATTATAGACTTGGGCTTAAGTATG TGAAATTCTTTGGGTCGGAAGGACGCTTGAAATATGGCCCTCAGATTCCTGGAAAGGACCGAATCTACAATTTTATATACTTACGCGGAGCCAACATAAAG GTTATATCTCCTCCTTTACCTCCAACTAGATCTGCTGTACCTGGCCATCCTGCGATAATACGg CCTCGTTTTCGTCACCCAACTCCTACACATATGGCCTCCACATCTCATGGTGCAAGTGTTAGAAGCAGTGCACGACCCATCCTCAGGCCTGGTACATCATTCCAGTTGAATCAGCCCCGTCCGCGTGACCTATCAGCATCAACTTCAAGCTTTAGGGGCTCATTTCTTCCTCCTCCACCTGCAAATATCTCTAGGCCTAGGCCTGCTTATTGGCCAGGACTAATTGGGTCCTCAAGAGGAGTTGCTTATTTTCATCCTCCGCCTTCACAGGCCCCAGTTCAACAGCAACAGAATGTAAATACCTCTGTAGCTGGTGGATCCAGTTATTATGAACACCAACATCCCTTGTTGTTGGGTCATAGTACTGGCCTTTCCCAAACTACGAATCCTTCCTTGCTATCTGGTGGACAAGTGACATTTTGTTCGCCACAAGTACAACAGTCAGGACAGAGGCAGACCGTAAACATAGAAGAAATGACTGCTATAGCACCAGCAATGGAGGCCCTTCCATCAAAAAGCAGTGAAGAAACCCTGGAGAAACCCAAAACTGAAACT GGATCTACATCATCTCCTCATGATAAAAATCAGTCTGCTGGGGGAAGAGATCag AAACCCCGTGTGATAAGAAGATTTGTAGAGGACTTTGATTTCGAGGGAATGTACAAAAAGTTCAACAAGAAAGAAGTTTGGGCCATCTTCAGCAACAGTGATGACCATAAGCTG CCTGTTTACCATAAGGACGAATTCTTCGACTATCTTTCTTATGGTCTACCAGAGCATGAATCCATACTGACGCTCTCTCaacaaatgaaaatagacaacgAG ACCTTTGGAGTAGAGATCCCAATAGTCCATATTGATCATGGCAACAGACCACGCTCGTCTAGGACATCTCAAGCCTCACTTGGTGGCAGAAGATATGGCAATGTGCGTGGTGGTCCTGGAAAAAAAGTGTGGAGGCGTGTCTCAAAATGA
- the LOC101264508 gene encoding protein decapping 5-like isoform X1: MAAPPIGIHQRLALARTGELRLGSLISVISTSEMRYEGILFEISNYRLGLKYVKFFGSEGRLKYGPQIPGKDRIYNFIYLRGANIKDLQVISPPLPPTRSAVPGHPAIIRPRFRHPTPTHMASTSHGASVRSSARPILRPGTSFQLNQPRPRDLSASTSSFRGSFLPPPPANISRPRPAYWPGLIGSSRGVAYFHPPPSQAPVQQQQNVNTSVAGGSSYYEHQHPLLLGHSTGLSQTTNPSLLSGGQVTFCSPQVQQSGQRQTVNIEEMTAIAPAMEALPSKSSEETLEKPKTETGSTSSPHDKNQSAGGRDQKPRVIRRFVEDFDFEGMYKKFNKKEVWAIFSNSDDHKLPVYHKDEFFDYLSYGLPEHESILTLSQQMKIDNETFGVEIPIVHIDHGNRPRSSRTSQASLGGRRYGNVRGGPGKKVWRRVSK; encoded by the exons ATGGCAGCACCGCCTATCGGCATTCATCAGAGACTAGCTCTGGCGAGGACCGGCGAATTAAGGCTCGGATCTCTAATTTCTGTCATTTCGACATCTGAAATGCGATATGAAggaattttatttgaaattagtAATTATAGACTTGGGCTTAAGTATG TGAAATTCTTTGGGTCGGAAGGACGCTTGAAATATGGCCCTCAGATTCCTGGAAAGGACCGAATCTACAATTTTATATACTTACGCGGAGCCAACATAAAG GATCTGCAGGTTATATCTCCTCCTTTACCTCCAACTAGATCTGCTGTACCTGGCCATCCTGCGATAATACGg CCTCGTTTTCGTCACCCAACTCCTACACATATGGCCTCCACATCTCATGGTGCAAGTGTTAGAAGCAGTGCACGACCCATCCTCAGGCCTGGTACATCATTCCAGTTGAATCAGCCCCGTCCGCGTGACCTATCAGCATCAACTTCAAGCTTTAGGGGCTCATTTCTTCCTCCTCCACCTGCAAATATCTCTAGGCCTAGGCCTGCTTATTGGCCAGGACTAATTGGGTCCTCAAGAGGAGTTGCTTATTTTCATCCTCCGCCTTCACAGGCCCCAGTTCAACAGCAACAGAATGTAAATACCTCTGTAGCTGGTGGATCCAGTTATTATGAACACCAACATCCCTTGTTGTTGGGTCATAGTACTGGCCTTTCCCAAACTACGAATCCTTCCTTGCTATCTGGTGGACAAGTGACATTTTGTTCGCCACAAGTACAACAGTCAGGACAGAGGCAGACCGTAAACATAGAAGAAATGACTGCTATAGCACCAGCAATGGAGGCCCTTCCATCAAAAAGCAGTGAAGAAACCCTGGAGAAACCCAAAACTGAAACT GGATCTACATCATCTCCTCATGATAAAAATCAGTCTGCTGGGGGAAGAGATCag AAACCCCGTGTGATAAGAAGATTTGTAGAGGACTTTGATTTCGAGGGAATGTACAAAAAGTTCAACAAGAAAGAAGTTTGGGCCATCTTCAGCAACAGTGATGACCATAAGCTG CCTGTTTACCATAAGGACGAATTCTTCGACTATCTTTCTTATGGTCTACCAGAGCATGAATCCATACTGACGCTCTCTCaacaaatgaaaatagacaacgAG ACCTTTGGAGTAGAGATCCCAATAGTCCATATTGATCATGGCAACAGACCACGCTCGTCTAGGACATCTCAAGCCTCACTTGGTGGCAGAAGATATGGCAATGTGCGTGGTGGTCCTGGAAAAAAAGTGTGGAGGCGTGTCTCAAAATGA